One Neosynechococcus sphagnicola sy1 DNA window includes the following coding sequences:
- the rplI gene encoding 50S ribosomal protein L9: MAKRVQLVLSRDVNKLGRAGDLVDVAPGYARNYLLPQGMGVTATPGILRQVERRREIERQRLLEEKQQALAVKAKLEAVRQFTVSKQVGEKEAIFGTVTDREVAAVILAVAGQEIDRRGITLPDVHQLGTYKAEIKLHPEVTIVVDIEVIAATE; this comes from the coding sequence ATGGCGAAGCGTGTTCAATTAGTCTTAAGTCGGGATGTCAACAAGCTCGGTCGTGCGGGTGATTTAGTTGACGTTGCTCCTGGCTATGCCCGGAATTATTTACTGCCCCAGGGCATGGGGGTAACCGCCACTCCTGGCATTCTGCGGCAGGTAGAGCGGCGGCGTGAAATCGAGCGGCAAAGGCTTTTAGAAGAGAAGCAGCAGGCACTGGCTGTGAAGGCCAAGCTGGAAGCTGTGAGACAGTTCACGGTAAGTAAGCAAGTCGGTGAGAAAGAGGCCATTTTTGGCACGGTTACCGATCGAGAAGTAGCCGCGGTGATTCTAGCTGTCGCGGGTCAAGAGATTGATCGACGTGGCATCACCCTCCCCGACGTTCATCAGTTGGGAACTTACAAGGCTGAGATTAAGCTGCATCCCGAAGTGACGATTGTGGTCGATATCGAAGTGATTGCAGCCACTGAATAA
- the dnaB gene encoding replicative DNA helicase, with translation MVQELNFQALSDRLPPQNIDAEESILGGILLDPEAISRVIDGLQPEAFYLTIHQEIYRAALTLHNLGRPTDLMGVGTWLQDHKLLERVGGQNKLAQLVDRTVSAVNIDQYAALVMDKYLRRKLITVGTEIGQLAYELNTDLEKVLDQAEQKVFNITQSRPQQGLTATSVILDATFNDIENRSLGMVLPGLSCGFYDLDAMTQGFQRSDLIIVAGRPSMGKTSFSLIVARNIALSHKLPVAVFSLEMSKEQLVQRLLSSESQIESGRLRAGRISQQEWEPLGHAINSLSQLVIFIDDTPNITVTEMRSKARRLQAEQGGKLGLVMVDYLQLMEGSSDNRVQELSKVTRGLKALARELDVPIIALSQLSRGVESRTNKRPMMSDLRESGSIEQDADLVVMLYRDEYYNPDTPDRGIAEVIITKHRNGPTGTVKLLFEPQFTRFRNLASPGRT, from the coding sequence GTGGTTCAAGAACTCAACTTTCAAGCGCTTAGCGATCGCCTCCCCCCTCAGAACATTGATGCTGAGGAGTCTATTTTGGGAGGCATTTTGCTAGATCCAGAGGCCATCAGTCGAGTGATTGATGGTCTTCAGCCCGAAGCCTTTTATTTGACCATTCATCAAGAAATTTATCGGGCAGCCCTGACGCTCCATAACCTTGGGCGACCGACGGATTTAATGGGTGTTGGCACATGGTTACAAGACCACAAGCTCCTAGAAAGGGTGGGTGGTCAGAATAAACTGGCTCAACTGGTCGATCGCACCGTCAGCGCGGTCAATATCGACCAATATGCGGCCTTGGTAATGGACAAATACCTGCGCCGGAAGCTGATTACGGTAGGGACAGAAATTGGGCAGTTGGCCTATGAGTTAAACACCGATCTAGAAAAAGTGCTAGATCAGGCGGAACAGAAGGTGTTTAACATTACCCAATCCCGCCCCCAGCAAGGCCTGACCGCAACCTCGGTGATTCTTGATGCCACCTTCAATGATATTGAGAATCGCTCTTTGGGCATGGTGCTGCCGGGTCTGTCCTGTGGTTTCTATGATCTCGATGCCATGACCCAGGGCTTTCAACGATCGGATCTGATCATTGTTGCCGGTCGTCCATCCATGGGGAAAACCTCCTTCTCCCTAATTGTGGCGCGTAACATTGCGCTCTCTCACAAACTACCCGTTGCCGTCTTTAGCTTAGAAATGTCGAAGGAGCAACTGGTCCAACGCCTGCTTTCCAGCGAATCGCAGATTGAAAGTGGGCGACTGCGAGCCGGACGCATTAGTCAGCAGGAATGGGAACCCTTGGGTCATGCCATCAATAGTCTTTCCCAACTGGTAATTTTTATTGATGACACCCCCAACATCACCGTGACTGAAATGCGCTCTAAAGCCCGACGCCTCCAGGCTGAACAGGGGGGGAAGTTAGGCCTGGTGATGGTGGACTACCTACAACTGATGGAAGGCAGTAGTGATAACCGGGTTCAGGAGTTGTCGAAGGTCACCCGGGGCTTAAAAGCCCTGGCGCGTGAACTTGATGTGCCAATTATTGCCCTCTCTCAGTTGAGTCGGGGAGTCGAGTCGCGGACAAATAAGCGCCCAATGATGTCGGATTTGCGGGAAAGTGGCTCCATTGAGCAGGATGCTGATCTGGTGGTGATGCTGTATCGGGACGAATATTACAATCCGGATACCCCTGATCGCGGGATTGCTGAGGTGATCATCACCAAGCACCGGAATGGCCCTACGGGAACGGTGAAGCTGCTGTTTGAACCTCAATTCACCCGCTTTCGCAATCTGGCCTCTCCTGGTCGAACGTAA
- a CDS encoding Rqc2 family fibronectin-binding protein, giving the protein MQPVDYTTLAAACWELQTDWLPARLEQVCQRDRHTVCLALRTLNRRGWLTLSWHPQAARICMADPPPRAPDTFTFSQQLRHQLQGLALISLDAIAPWERVFDLQFAHRPDEPALWHLYIEIMGKYSNLVLTNADQLIITAAHQVNPQQSSIRPIQTGQPYEAPPALTDAIPTPTESLASWQDRISLIPGALAPSLLKSYRGLSKVLVASLVQTAELQLERSTASLNAADWQRLYQRWQAWLDILITHKFQPGWTAQGYTVLGWGEMVPSETIQELLNRYYSNQLHRQDFQQLRHQLFQKVSHVLGKLQQKAATFEIRLQQSAQAEAWRHWADLLMAHLQHWQPGLRAIALPDFTTGEPMIIPLNPEKNAVQNAQWLYKQHQKLKRARVAVEPLLQQVQTDIAYLQQVEVALTQLEQYQQVSDLWALQEIRAELVQQGYLEADNYTNRSDGQKTLSENRAADIDGSLPHRYQTPSGFEVLVGRNNRQNDHLTFRLAGDYDLWFHTQEIPGSHVLLRLPPGRIAEETDLQVVADLAAYYSRARQSQQVPVVYTQPRYVFKPKGAKPGMAIYQKEQICWGRPAEGAIYAQEAPAIP; this is encoded by the coding sequence ATGCAACCTGTGGACTATACAACCCTAGCAGCAGCCTGTTGGGAACTCCAAACCGATTGGCTTCCGGCTCGTTTAGAACAAGTGTGCCAGCGCGATCGCCACACCGTATGCTTGGCTCTCCGTACCCTGAACCGTCGGGGTTGGCTGACCCTGTCCTGGCATCCCCAGGCTGCTCGCATCTGTATGGCCGATCCGCCCCCCCGTGCCCCCGATACCTTTACCTTTAGTCAGCAACTACGTCATCAGTTACAGGGGTTGGCTTTGATATCTCTCGACGCGATCGCCCCCTGGGAGCGCGTCTTTGATCTCCAGTTTGCCCACCGTCCGGACGAACCAGCTCTCTGGCATCTGTACATTGAAATCATGGGCAAGTACAGCAACCTTGTGCTTACGAATGCGGATCAACTGATTATTACTGCTGCTCACCAGGTCAATCCCCAACAATCGAGTATCCGTCCGATTCAAACGGGTCAACCCTATGAGGCTCCTCCGGCTCTCACCGATGCCATCCCCACCCCCACCGAGTCCCTGGCATCCTGGCAAGATCGCATCAGTCTGATTCCAGGAGCTTTGGCACCCAGCCTGCTCAAGAGTTATCGCGGCCTGAGTAAGGTCTTGGTGGCCTCCCTGGTACAAACCGCTGAATTGCAACTAGAGCGATCCACAGCAAGCTTGAATGCAGCCGACTGGCAGCGGTTGTATCAGCGGTGGCAAGCTTGGCTTGACATCTTGATAACCCATAAGTTTCAACCGGGATGGACAGCTCAGGGTTATACGGTTTTGGGTTGGGGAGAGATGGTACCGAGTGAGACTATCCAGGAACTGCTTAACCGTTATTACAGCAATCAGCTCCATCGACAGGACTTTCAACAACTCCGGCATCAACTCTTTCAAAAGGTCAGTCATGTCCTGGGCAAACTCCAGCAAAAGGCGGCGACTTTCGAGATCCGGCTCCAGCAATCCGCCCAAGCGGAGGCATGGCGTCACTGGGCTGATTTATTGATGGCCCATCTCCAGCACTGGCAACCGGGACTGCGGGCGATCGCCCTTCCCGATTTCACAACGGGTGAACCCATGATCATCCCCCTCAACCCAGAGAAAAATGCAGTGCAAAATGCCCAGTGGCTCTATAAACAACATCAAAAGCTCAAACGGGCGCGGGTGGCGGTGGAACCGCTGTTACAGCAGGTGCAGACAGACATTGCCTATCTACAACAGGTAGAAGTAGCCCTCACTCAACTGGAACAGTACCAACAGGTCAGCGATCTATGGGCGTTGCAGGAAATTCGCGCAGAACTGGTGCAGCAGGGTTATTTAGAAGCTGACAACTACACGAACCGGAGCGATGGTCAAAAAACGCTCTCTGAAAATCGTGCTGCTGACATCGACGGCAGTCTCCCCCATCGCTATCAAACGCCCAGTGGGTTTGAAGTGCTTGTGGGGCGTAATAATCGCCAGAATGATCACCTCACCTTTCGCCTAGCAGGTGATTACGATCTCTGGTTTCATACCCAGGAAATACCGGGCAGTCATGTGTTGCTGCGCCTCCCACCTGGAAGAATTGCCGAGGAAACCGATCTGCAAGTTGTGGCTGATCTCGCTGCTTACTACAGCCGCGCCCGCCAGAGTCAGCAGGTTCCGGTTGTCTATACCCAGCCCCGATATGTTTTTAAACCCAAAGGCGCAAAACCAGGGATGGCGATCTATCAAAAAGAGCAAATTTGTTGGGGGCGGCCTGCGGAGGGAGCCATCTATGCCCAGGAAGCTCCTGCAATCCCCTAG
- the remA gene encoding extracellular matrix/biofilm regulator RemA encodes MSDGIKLINIGFGNIVAANRVIAIVSPDSAPIRRIVTDARDRGQLVDATYGRRTRAVIITDSSHVILSAIQPETVAHRFMSNRDGHGEET; translated from the coding sequence ATGTCCGATGGTATCAAATTGATCAACATTGGCTTTGGGAATATTGTTGCCGCCAATCGGGTGATTGCCATCGTTAGCCCCGATTCCGCCCCGATTCGACGGATTGTGACCGATGCCCGCGATCGCGGGCAGTTGGTTGATGCCACCTACGGTCGCCGCACTCGGGCGGTGATCATCACCGACTCCAGTCATGTGATTCTCTCTGCGATCCAGCCAGAAACCGTCGCCCATCGCTTTATGTCTAACCGGGATGGCCATGGCGAGGAGACCTAA
- the gmk gene encoding guanylate kinase: MSQQPGKLIVLTGPSGVGKGTLLKLLLQRHPEVYLSISATTRPPRPHEIDGQHYYFVSHEQFKQMVAQGDLLEWAEFAGNCYGTPRLPVEQRIQQGQWVILEIELQGARQIQQTFPEALRVFILPPSLAELEKRIRDRAQDSEAAIIRRLQRAAEEIAAADEFDLQVVNDQLQTTLTWLEAALFLSQETASRLPTSRR; the protein is encoded by the coding sequence GTGAGTCAGCAACCCGGCAAATTGATTGTCTTGACAGGGCCAAGTGGGGTTGGGAAGGGAACGCTACTGAAACTGCTACTCCAGCGTCACCCCGAGGTTTATCTGTCGATTTCAGCCACCACCCGCCCCCCGCGTCCCCATGAGATCGATGGGCAGCATTATTACTTTGTCAGCCACGAGCAGTTTAAGCAGATGGTTGCCCAAGGGGATCTACTGGAGTGGGCCGAATTTGCTGGCAATTGCTATGGCACCCCTCGCTTACCCGTGGAACAGCGGATTCAGCAGGGACAGTGGGTGATTCTGGAAATCGAACTCCAGGGAGCACGACAAATTCAACAAACCTTTCCGGAAGCCCTAAGAGTCTTTATTTTGCCCCCTTCCTTAGCAGAGCTAGAAAAACGCATTCGCGATCGCGCCCAGGATAGTGAAGCCGCCATTATCCGCCGTCTGCAACGAGCAGCGGAAGAAATTGCCGCCGCCGATGAGTTCGATCTGCAAGTGGTGAATGATCAGCTCCAAACCACCCTGACTTGGTTGGAAGCGGCATTGTTTTTGTCCCAGGAGACTGCCAGTAGGCTCCCAACCTCTCGACGCTGA
- a CDS encoding CPBP family intramembrane glutamic endopeptidase: MFEEFGWRGYMLPHLAKQYSLRTALLLHAFVWWAWHLPVLVSMCMTEKLTDNIGLSITITLVVSLIPSVMHAIVYAYIWTVTQSLAVVTVYHAAFDETRDEIEVSIGFGSLVAIWQMLTLTIFGGLILWKGNWQYLAARRIRASHP; encoded by the coding sequence TTGTTCGAGGAGTTCGGCTGGCGGGGCTATATGCTACCGCACTTGGCAAAACAATACAGCTTGAGAACAGCATTGCTGCTTCATGCATTTGTTTGGTGGGCATGGCATTTGCCTGTGCTTGTGAGCATGTGCATGACTGAAAAGCTAACTGATAATATCGGCCTTTCAATCACTATTACGCTGGTAGTCAGTCTAATTCCTAGCGTGATGCACGCAATTGTTTATGCCTATATTTGGACTGTGACGCAGAGCCTTGCTGTTGTCACTGTTTATCACGCTGCCTTTGATGAGACTCGAGATGAGATCGAGGTTTCGATCGGGTTTGGCTCTTTGGTTGCAATCTGGCAGATGCTGACGTTGACAATATTTGGCGGATTAATATTGTGGAAGGGTAATTGGCAGTATTTAGCTGCAAGGAGAATAAGAGCAAGTCATCCTTGA
- a CDS encoding DUF6920 family protein yields the protein MWIQWIVMIGVLIIVCLGIAAIYGRYRWQLETDQLRTKLKGGRQTMQPKIFNPKELEGLPAPVQRFFQTVLKEGQPIVAAVKLSQQGQFNMSETESKWSPFTATQLVMTQQLGFDWDARIQMAPGVNAFVHDTYLLGEGSLHASLLGLFTVANMHGEPENNQGELLRFFAETTWYPTALLPSQGVRWEAIDDNSARATLTDGATTVSLVFQFNAEGTISTMRAEARYRDKLTAMPWSGRFWEYSIRDGMLIPLEGEVGWEYPEGIRLYFKGKITEIHYEFVS from the coding sequence ATGTGGATTCAATGGATTGTAATGATTGGTGTTTTAATCATCGTCTGCCTTGGAATTGCTGCTATTTATGGTCGCTATCGCTGGCAGTTAGAGACAGATCAGTTACGCACCAAATTAAAAGGTGGACGGCAAACCATGCAGCCAAAAATCTTCAATCCAAAAGAGCTTGAAGGTTTGCCAGCTCCGGTGCAACGCTTCTTTCAAACAGTTCTCAAGGAGGGGCAGCCGATCGTAGCTGCGGTCAAACTTTCTCAACAGGGACAGTTCAATATGAGTGAAACAGAATCCAAATGGAGTCCGTTTACTGCCACTCAACTTGTGATGACTCAACAGCTCGGTTTTGATTGGGATGCACGCATCCAGATGGCTCCAGGAGTGAATGCGTTTGTCCATGATACCTATCTTTTAGGAGAAGGCAGCTTACATGCATCATTACTCGGTCTTTTCACCGTTGCAAACATGCACGGTGAGCCTGAGAACAATCAAGGTGAATTATTGCGGTTCTTTGCAGAAACTACTTGGTATCCCACTGCCCTACTACCGAGTCAGGGTGTGCGCTGGGAAGCGATTGATGATAATTCTGCTCGCGCTACTTTGACGGATGGGGCAACCACTGTTTCCCTGGTGTTTCAGTTTAATGCTGAAGGAACTATCTCGACGATGCGGGCTGAGGCTCGGTATCGCGACAAGCTGACTGCGATGCCTTGGAGCGGTCGATTCTGGGAATATTCTATTCGCGATGGGATGCTGATTCCCTTAGAAGGCGAAGTGGGATGGGAGTATCCAGAAGGAATTCGGCTTTATTTTAAAGGAAAAATTACGGAGATTCACTATGAGTTCGTATCGTGA
- a CDS encoding type II toxin-antitoxin system VapC family toxin, whose amino-acid sequence MRYLLDTNVCVMYLNGRSDSVRDRLHSISLEEMAVCSIVKAELFHGAMRSNNPTRTLERQQIFLASFASLSFDDEAAIVCGQIRARHASVKTPISACDLLIAAISLANNLTLVTHNTREFRRVDGLQVEDWEVEA is encoded by the coding sequence ATGCGCTACCTGCTCGATACGAATGTTTGTGTGATGTATTTGAATGGTCGTTCGGACTCAGTGCGCGATCGCTTGCATTCTATCTCCCTTGAAGAGATGGCTGTATGTTCGATTGTCAAAGCTGAATTATTCCACGGTGCCATGCGGAGCAACAACCCAACCCGAACGTTGGAACGGCAGCAGATTTTTTTGGCAAGCTTTGCATCACTTTCATTTGATGATGAAGCTGCGATTGTTTGTGGGCAAATTCGGGCGCGTCATGCTAGTGTAAAAACTCCGATCAGTGCCTGTGATTTGCTCATTGCCGCGATCTCCCTGGCAAATAACCTCACTCTGGTCACTCATAACACGCGAGAGTTTAGACGAGTGGATGGGTTGCAGGTTGAGGATTGGGAGGTTGAGGCGTGA
- a CDS encoding DUF1998 domain-containing protein has translation MFARVDPREVNFSVVKEEGDRNQYAGYFYDTSDGGNGASEAVFKHIAELASTAAALAKPPGTRIARFSEGLSVLVTL, from the coding sequence ATGTTCGCCAGGGTTGACCCTAGAGAAGTGAACTTTTCGGTGGTTAAGGAGGAAGGCGATCGTAACCAGTACGCAGGCTATTTCTACGACACCAGCGACGGCGGAAATGGGGCTTCTGAAGCCGTGTTCAAACATATAGCTGAACTTGCGAGTACGGCTGCTGCGTTGGCGAAGCCTCCCGGAACGAGAATCGCCCGATTTTCAGAAGGATTAAGTGTGCTAGTGACTCTTTAA
- a CDS encoding ATP-binding protein: MKIHFKSLTLQCKQSREVIEFSPQVSFFHGKISAGKSSIVRLIDFCLGGDLERTPAIQQELVGVELAAQIGTNNVVFEREAQGSNQVQVTWRGDNDSGTVLVPIQSGSNQSPIWGTDIFYLSDLIFYLAGSPILRVRKNQISPNSPLVRLSFRDILWYCYLDQDNLDSSFYRLEEPIILSKSRNVMRFIVGYYTERLNELETHLAEIKEQKIGKREAIKQIRLFLQRFGYASETDIANEMDQAQLELSEARSEETSIRQGYKSDTHFVDELRQSLRKLSNELDQEEQALADLHEKITEQESLKAELLSAKLKVARANSAVTLLSGVSFESCPSCGTRIDNPSYSEEGSCYLCGRHPAQNNEQTSLKNEVVKQDLISRIIELDEAISGHKKAVGNQTRRIERLKQEKAQLDIRLERELATYDSAFFGKIS, encoded by the coding sequence ATGAAAATTCACTTCAAATCCTTAACCCTTCAATGCAAACAATCCAGGGAGGTAATTGAATTTTCACCGCAGGTTTCCTTCTTTCACGGAAAGATATCTGCGGGTAAGTCGTCGATTGTTAGACTAATTGATTTTTGTCTGGGCGGAGATCTAGAACGCACTCCCGCAATTCAGCAAGAATTAGTTGGAGTTGAACTTGCAGCGCAGATCGGTACTAACAATGTAGTCTTTGAGCGTGAAGCCCAGGGTTCTAACCAAGTTCAAGTAACTTGGAGAGGAGATAATGACTCTGGAACTGTATTAGTGCCGATTCAATCAGGTTCTAATCAATCCCCAATTTGGGGAACAGACATATTCTATCTAAGTGATTTAATATTTTACCTTGCGGGTTCACCAATTCTTAGAGTTCGGAAGAATCAGATAAGTCCTAATTCCCCACTTGTACGACTTAGTTTTCGAGATATTCTTTGGTATTGCTATTTAGACCAGGATAATCTTGATTCTTCTTTTTATAGACTAGAAGAGCCAATCATCTTGTCCAAAAGCCGCAATGTAATGCGCTTTATTGTGGGGTATTACACTGAAAGATTAAACGAACTGGAAACCCATCTTGCTGAAATCAAGGAGCAGAAGATTGGAAAGAGAGAGGCAATTAAACAGATTAGGCTCTTTCTACAAAGATTTGGATATGCTTCTGAAACTGATATTGCTAATGAGATGGATCAAGCTCAACTGGAGCTTAGTGAAGCTCGCTCAGAGGAGACTTCTATTAGACAAGGATATAAGTCTGATACACATTTTGTGGATGAGCTACGACAATCCTTACGAAAATTAAGTAATGAACTTGATCAAGAGGAACAAGCATTAGCAGATTTACATGAAAAAATTACTGAACAAGAATCACTCAAAGCAGAGCTTTTATCTGCAAAGCTAAAAGTTGCAAGAGCCAATTCAGCAGTAACACTGCTATCGGGCGTGTCTTTTGAATCCTGTCCATCTTGCGGCACAAGAATTGATAATCCGAGCTATTCGGAAGAAGGTTCATGCTACTTGTGTGGAAGGCATCCTGCCCAGAATAACGAACAAACGTCATTGAAAAATGAAGTTGTCAAGCAAGATCTGATTTCCAGAATCATAGAACTTGATGAAGCTATCTCAGGGCATAAAAAAGCCGTCGGTAATCAAACAAGAAGAATTGAGAGACTAAAACAAGAGAAAGCTCAGCTTGATATAAGACTTGAGCGAGAACTAGCAACTTATGATTCAGCTTTTTTTGGCAAGATCTCGTGA
- a CDS encoding dsDNA nuclease domain-containing protein, which translates to MSKSGTPEHLLDRDDPGDDTQSRFRYQATYAALKSLAMLEEEPEVAYIFCEHWEDVLVKRTDGRFIGIQIKTRAVGKDSFKTNDEEIINSLNRFIQLERDFPEDFDRYVIAASCGFWRERKNSSNLPYLLEIVSESSLEETLSNSYLSQLLKKLTKISKGDNSLIVRTLGKVYLEEDAPGLKDVGSRLFRALACCPQVKNFSPQQVLKIEDALIGAMLKAAALPKSSPREEYLVLLKDSEHERTNLTIQGKKITIERILELVNLDGSAVLDSRSTVLLTTYDHPPLSKLPSGMRKMELKMIAGDLSVANIELAKSHKFSAEYLLNQWLFKHGI; encoded by the coding sequence ATGAGTAAATCAGGTACGCCCGAACATTTGCTAGATAGAGACGACCCAGGTGATGACACCCAAAGTCGCTTTCGCTACCAAGCAACCTATGCCGCACTGAAATCCTTAGCAATGCTAGAGGAAGAGCCTGAAGTTGCTTACATTTTCTGCGAACATTGGGAGGATGTTCTAGTCAAGCGTACCGATGGTCGGTTCATTGGCATCCAAATTAAAACTAGGGCTGTGGGAAAAGATTCTTTCAAAACTAATGATGAAGAAATAATAAATTCTCTCAACCGCTTTATCCAGCTTGAAAGAGACTTCCCAGAGGATTTTGATCGATATGTCATTGCGGCTAGTTGTGGGTTTTGGCGAGAAAGGAAGAATAGTAGCAATTTGCCGTATTTACTGGAAATTGTTTCAGAAAGTAGTCTAGAAGAAACTCTCTCCAATAGCTATCTATCACAACTCCTGAAAAAACTCACGAAGATATCCAAGGGAGATAATTCTTTAATTGTTAGAACTCTAGGGAAAGTGTATTTGGAAGAAGATGCACCAGGGCTTAAAGACGTTGGCTCTAGACTATTTCGAGCACTAGCGTGTTGTCCTCAAGTAAAAAATTTCTCTCCCCAACAAGTTTTGAAGATAGAGGATGCGCTGATCGGAGCTATGTTGAAAGCTGCCGCTCTACCCAAATCATCTCCACGGGAAGAATACCTTGTACTACTTAAAGACTCAGAGCATGAACGAACAAACCTTACAATTCAAGGTAAGAAGATCACAATAGAGCGAATTCTTGAGTTAGTAAATCTCGATGGCTCAGCAGTATTAGATTCACGATCTACAGTTCTACTGACAACCTATGATCACCCACCCCTATCAAAGTTGCCAAGTGGGATGCGGAAAATGGAGTTGAAAATGATTGCTGGCGATCTTTCAGTCGCTAATATTGAACTTGCAAAAAGCCATAAGTTTTCGGCTGAGTATCTTCTCAATCAATGGCTTTTTAAGCATGGTATCTAA
- a CDS encoding sulfite exporter TauE/SafE family protein, translating to MNILEFTLVVGTVSSLAGFLGALTGLGGGTVLVPILTLMFGIDIRYAIGASLISVIATSSGAAAAYVKEGFTNIRVGMLLEVATTVGALIGAFLATKLPTSWIAIVFGMVLLISSYLSSRSHLDKQIDSVPDPIATRLRLNGSYPTPEGQQTYFVQHVPLGFSLMMLAGTLSSLLGIGSGAVKVLAMDQAMLLPFKVSTTTSNFMIGVTAAAGAGVYLNRGYIDPGLSMPVMLGVLLGSAVGARTLIHTNPSTLRKVFSVIILLLAIQMIVNGITGRI from the coding sequence ATGAACATTCTGGAGTTTACCCTGGTCGTTGGTACAGTTTCTTCCCTAGCTGGATTTCTAGGTGCATTAACGGGACTGGGTGGCGGTACAGTGCTCGTGCCAATCTTGACGCTCATGTTTGGGATTGACATTCGCTATGCGATTGGAGCCTCGCTCATTTCGGTAATCGCTACCTCCTCCGGCGCTGCTGCTGCTTATGTAAAAGAAGGATTCACAAATATTCGGGTAGGGATGCTTTTAGAAGTGGCGACGACGGTTGGGGCACTCATCGGGGCTTTCCTGGCAACGAAGCTACCAACTTCATGGATTGCAATCGTTTTCGGCATGGTTCTCCTGATTTCATCTTACTTGTCGAGTCGATCGCATTTGGATAAGCAGATCGATAGTGTTCCTGATCCAATAGCAACTCGCCTCAGATTGAATGGGAGTTACCCAACCCCAGAAGGACAACAGACTTACTTTGTGCAGCATGTTCCGCTCGGGTTTAGCCTAATGATGTTGGCGGGAACCCTATCGAGTTTGCTGGGTATTGGTTCTGGTGCAGTCAAAGTATTAGCAATGGATCAGGCAATGCTCCTACCGTTTAAAGTATCTACCACCACCAGTAACTTTATGATTGGAGTGACAGCGGCGGCTGGAGCAGGGGTTTATCTCAATCGCGGGTACATTGATCCTGGTTTATCCATGCCGGTCATGCTAGGGGTGCTATTGGGGTCAGCGGTAGGAGCAAGAACTCTGATTCATACTAATCCCAGTACGCTCCGTAAAGTTTTCAGTGTAATTATTTTGCTTTTGGCAATTCAGATGATTGTCAATGGGATTACCGGGAGAATTTAA
- a CDS encoding DUF1634 domain-containing protein, producing MARAQQQWTEHEFEQWLGNLLRGGVVLSAGIVAVGGALYLMRHGMEPPSYRVFRGEPAEFRVLPEIIETGLTFHRRRSLIQIGLLVLIATPILRVAFSGYMFAKQGDRTYVIITFIVLTILLYSLFQS from the coding sequence ATGGCAAGGGCACAGCAACAATGGACTGAGCATGAATTTGAACAATGGCTTGGCAATCTTCTCCGAGGTGGGGTCGTCTTGTCAGCAGGGATTGTTGCAGTTGGAGGCGCTTTATACCTGATGCGTCATGGCATGGAACCACCCAGTTATCGGGTGTTTCGAGGCGAACCCGCCGAATTTCGAGTTCTACCAGAGATTATCGAGACTGGACTGACTTTCCATCGGCGACGTAGCTTGATCCAGATTGGCTTGCTAGTTTTGATTGCGACCCCGATTCTGCGGGTGGCTTTTTCTGGCTATATGTTTGCAAAGCAGGGCGATCGCACCTACGTCATCATCACGTTTATTGTTCTCACAATTCTGCTCTACAGCCTTTTTCAAAGTTAG